A section of the Marinoscillum sp. 108 genome encodes:
- the ispG gene encoding (E)-4-hydroxy-3-methylbut-2-enyl-diphosphate synthase — protein MNPADELLTGKVNFCDSLTQYKRRKTREVYVGDVPMGGDNPIRVQSMTTVDTMDTQGSVEQVLRMVESGCEYVRITAPSIKEAENLREIKSELSKRGCFVPLVADIHFTPNAAELAATIVEKVRVNPGNYADKKRFEEIEYTDATYNAELQRIREKFTPLVEICKEYGTAMRIGTNHGSLSDRIMSRYGDTPLGMVESALEFIRICEELEYFDIVISMKSSNPQVMVQAYRLLVQKLDEEGLQPYPLHLGVTEAGEAEDGRIKSALGIGVLLEDGLGDTVRVSLTEAPEVEAPVGQILVDRLAGRQGHAPIANCDFSAYHPYEYQKRQTNEVINFGGGNVPRVIADFSDIESVEMKDLKAIGHFYLPELDKWTMNDLGCDYIYTGTRPIPFMLPNGLKEILDYDTWLTVNSDANKYPLITVNEIDKPIDSKCIFIQLSTTELTPSVIEKIRQMTNAVLILKTNNQHAYADLRQSFVGLVNAGVSIPVVIERSFPDLNADAMMMYPATDIGGLLIDGFGDGALLSMAQVKRDRSERLAKAKLYNSTVFGILQAARTRITKTEYISCPSCGRTLFDLQETTAMIRKRTDHLKGVKIGIMGCIVNGPGEMADADYGYVGSGKGKITLYKGKEVMKRGVPSARALDELIELIKEDGKWTEPQAVL, from the coding sequence ATGAACCCTGCCGATGAGCTCCTGACCGGAAAGGTCAATTTTTGCGATAGCCTCACTCAATATAAAAGGAGAAAGACCCGCGAAGTGTATGTTGGGGACGTACCCATGGGTGGGGATAACCCCATCAGGGTACAATCCATGACCACCGTCGACACCATGGACACACAGGGTTCGGTGGAGCAGGTATTGAGAATGGTGGAGAGTGGGTGCGAGTATGTGCGTATTACGGCGCCCAGTATCAAAGAAGCCGAGAACCTCCGCGAGATTAAAAGTGAGTTGAGCAAAAGGGGATGCTTTGTGCCGCTGGTGGCTGATATTCACTTCACTCCGAATGCAGCAGAACTTGCTGCTACCATCGTGGAGAAGGTAAGGGTGAATCCGGGAAACTATGCCGATAAAAAGCGATTTGAGGAGATAGAATATACGGACGCGACTTATAATGCCGAACTGCAGCGCATTCGCGAAAAGTTTACACCCCTGGTGGAGATTTGTAAGGAATACGGTACAGCTATGCGCATTGGTACCAATCATGGTTCATTGTCTGATAGGATCATGAGTCGATATGGTGACACCCCATTAGGAATGGTGGAGTCAGCACTGGAGTTTATCAGGATTTGCGAAGAGCTGGAATACTTTGATATTGTGATCTCTATGAAGTCCAGCAATCCACAAGTGATGGTGCAGGCTTATCGACTGCTCGTTCAGAAGTTGGATGAGGAAGGACTACAGCCTTATCCATTGCACCTGGGTGTGACGGAAGCAGGCGAAGCAGAGGATGGCCGAATCAAGAGTGCCCTTGGAATAGGTGTGCTGCTGGAGGATGGATTGGGAGATACCGTGCGTGTCTCTCTCACCGAAGCACCTGAAGTAGAAGCCCCTGTAGGGCAAATCCTTGTTGATAGGCTCGCTGGGAGGCAAGGACATGCGCCAATTGCCAACTGTGATTTTAGCGCTTATCATCCCTATGAATATCAGAAACGTCAGACTAATGAGGTGATCAATTTTGGTGGAGGGAATGTCCCCAGGGTGATTGCGGATTTTTCTGATATTGAGTCTGTAGAAATGAAAGACCTCAAAGCAATTGGGCACTTCTACCTGCCGGAATTGGACAAGTGGACGATGAATGATTTGGGGTGCGATTACATTTATACCGGTACCCGCCCAATCCCCTTTATGTTACCCAATGGACTTAAAGAAATACTTGATTATGACACCTGGTTGACGGTCAATTCAGACGCAAACAAGTACCCATTAATTACTGTAAATGAGATAGATAAACCTATTGATTCAAAGTGTATTTTTATACAGCTATCTACTACGGAGCTCACGCCATCTGTGATCGAAAAGATCAGACAGATGACCAACGCTGTGTTGATTCTCAAAACAAATAATCAGCATGCTTATGCAGATTTGCGTCAGTCATTCGTTGGATTGGTCAATGCCGGAGTGAGTATACCGGTGGTGATTGAGCGATCTTTTCCTGACCTCAATGCAGATGCCATGATGATGTATCCTGCCACCGACATTGGTGGTTTGCTCATTGATGGTTTTGGAGATGGAGCACTTCTGAGCATGGCTCAGGTAAAAAGGGACAGGTCAGAGAGATTGGCTAAAGCCAAACTGTATAATAGCACCGTGTTCGGGATATTGCAGGCGGCCAGAACCAGGATCACCAAGACAGAGTATATTTCGTGTCCTTCATGCGGGCGTACTTTGTTTGACCTGCAGGAGACTACTGCCATGATCAGGAAGCGCACCGACCATCTGAAAGGTGTGAAAATCGGTATCATGGGTTGTATAGTGAATGGCCCGGGGGAAATGGCAGATGCAGATTATGGTTATGTGGGGTCTGGTAAGGGGAAGATCACTTTGTATAAAGGCAAAGAAGTAATGAAGCGGGGAGTGCCTTCTGCACGTGCCCTGGATGAATTGATAGAGTTAATCAAGGAAGATGGCAAATGGACAGAGCCACAGGCTGTCCTGTAA
- a CDS encoding SDR family oxidoreductase: protein MGDLKDKLVVVTGGTKGIGRAIIEKFSEAGYTIATCARNETDLDDLKKSIEGKYGNKVLVNVSDVSRKAEVNDFIEFIRLTGKPVAVLVNNAGKFVPGQVHTEEEGVLESQIETNLYSAYRLSRGLIPEMKKRKKGHIFNICSTASITAYTNGGSYCISKFAMYGMSKVLREELKVDQIRVTSVMPGATFTASWEGVDLPEDRFMKPEDVAEMIFTTYQLSDRTVVEDLVIRPQLGDL, encoded by the coding sequence ATGGGTGATCTGAAAGATAAATTAGTTGTGGTAACTGGAGGCACCAAAGGTATCGGCCGGGCCATCATAGAAAAATTTTCTGAAGCCGGCTATACCATAGCGACCTGCGCCAGAAATGAGACCGACCTGGATGATCTGAAGAAATCTATAGAGGGCAAGTACGGCAACAAAGTGCTGGTGAATGTGTCTGATGTGTCCAGGAAAGCAGAGGTGAATGACTTTATTGAGTTTATCCGATTGACGGGTAAGCCTGTGGCCGTTTTGGTCAATAATGCTGGAAAGTTTGTGCCTGGTCAGGTACACACAGAAGAAGAGGGCGTATTGGAGTCGCAGATTGAAACCAACCTGTATAGTGCTTATAGACTCAGCAGAGGACTAATCCCTGAAATGAAGAAGCGGAAAAAAGGGCATATATTCAATATCTGTTCCACTGCCAGCATTACCGCTTACACCAATGGTGGATCTTACTGCATCTCCAAGTTTGCGATGTATGGAATGAGTAAAGTATTGAGAGAGGAATTGAAAGTAGATCAAATCCGGGTGACCTCAGTGATGCCCGGAGCTACCTTTACTGCCAGTTGGGAAGGGGTGGACTTGCCTGAAGATCGCTTTATGAAACCGGAAGATGTGGCAGAGATGATTTTCACCACTTATCAGCTCAGTGACCGGACCGTGGTGGAGGACCTGGTAATCAGACCACAATTAGGCGATTTATGA
- a CDS encoding ABC transporter permease, protein MKSLGKFLIFAGQLFVRRESFSTYVSLTIDECIKVGYNSLFIVTIVSVFMGAVTTIQTAYNLVSPFIPDYVISLVVRDMTVLELAPTIMAIVYAGKVGSNIAGELGTMRITEQIDALEVMGINSTSYLVLPKIIASMLMYPMLVVLSAFLSIYGGYLTSLATGIISGHDYIYGIRYDFIEFNIAFALIKAFVFAFLVAAISAYKGYFTSGGALEVGQSSTAAVTNSCIAILLADYLLAQLLLG, encoded by the coding sequence ATGAAATCACTAGGTAAATTTTTGATTTTTGCTGGTCAGCTTTTCGTAAGACGCGAAAGTTTTTCCACCTACGTTTCCCTGACCATCGATGAGTGCATCAAGGTGGGGTATAATTCTCTTTTTATTGTGACCATTGTCTCGGTATTCATGGGTGCGGTTACTACCATCCAGACGGCCTATAACCTGGTAAGCCCCTTCATTCCTGATTACGTGATTTCACTGGTAGTACGGGATATGACCGTTTTGGAATTAGCTCCTACCATTATGGCCATTGTATATGCAGGAAAGGTAGGATCTAACATAGCCGGTGAACTCGGAACCATGCGAATCACAGAACAAATTGATGCTTTGGAAGTGATGGGCATTAACTCTACTTCCTATCTGGTGCTTCCTAAAATCATCGCTTCTATGCTTATGTATCCGATGCTGGTGGTGCTTTCGGCATTTTTGTCCATCTATGGTGGCTACCTCACCAGCCTGGCCACAGGCATTATCTCTGGCCATGATTATATCTACGGTATTCGATATGACTTCATTGAGTTCAATATCGCATTTGCTCTCATCAAGGCATTTGTTTTTGCTTTTCTGGTAGCTGCCATTTCTGCTTACAAGGGATACTTCACTTCAGGCGGAGCACTGGAGGTGGGCCAATCGTCTACTGCTGCCGTCACCAATAGCTGTATTGCCATTTTGCTGGCAGATTATCTACTCGCTCAACTACTACTCGGATGA
- a CDS encoding ABC transporter ATP-binding protein has product MIEINNIKKSFQGKEILKGINGTFEPGKCNLIIGSSGTGKSVLLKCIVGLFKPDEGDVLYDGRDFSHGDKEAQTEIRREIGMLFQGSALFDSKNVEQNVMFPLNVLTDMSKEEKIERVNFCLQRVGLENVNKKMPSEISGGMKKRVGIARAIVNKPNYLFCDEPNSGLDPQTSMVIDELIDEITQEYQMTTTIVTHDMNSVIEIGQKVMYLYKGEKLWDGTNKDITHSGVKELDDFVFANRMMKEFR; this is encoded by the coding sequence ATGATCGAAATCAACAACATAAAGAAGTCTTTTCAGGGCAAAGAAATCCTAAAGGGTATCAACGGCACTTTTGAGCCGGGCAAATGTAATCTGATCATTGGGTCCAGTGGAACCGGAAAAAGTGTGCTTCTGAAGTGTATTGTGGGGTTATTTAAGCCCGACGAAGGAGACGTACTCTATGATGGCCGTGACTTTTCTCACGGTGACAAAGAGGCCCAAACGGAAATAAGGAGGGAAATAGGAATGCTTTTTCAGGGCAGCGCACTGTTTGACAGCAAGAATGTAGAGCAAAACGTGATGTTTCCGCTGAACGTGCTCACAGATATGAGCAAGGAAGAAAAGATAGAGCGCGTGAACTTTTGTCTACAACGTGTGGGGCTGGAGAATGTGAACAAAAAAATGCCCTCTGAGATCAGTGGAGGCATGAAAAAACGTGTGGGCATAGCACGTGCTATTGTCAACAAGCCCAATTATCTTTTTTGTGATGAACCCAACTCCGGGCTGGATCCACAAACTAGTATGGTCATTGATGAACTTATTGACGAAATCACGCAGGAGTACCAGATGACTACTACCATCGTCACTCATGATATGAATTCGGTGATAGAAATAGGTCAGAAAGTAATGTATCTCTACAAAGGTGAAAAATTATGGGATGGCACTAACAAAGACATCACCCACTCAGGTGTGAAGGAATTGGATGACTTTGTCTTTGCCAACAGAATGATGAAGGAGTTCAGATAA
- a CDS encoding ABC transporter permease, producing the protein MKEWMNWPWTEMLLACTVVHGIIAGVLLLFNKFPASQFLARLLLSTLIFLSSSFAPSGLFLDQFALALVAISLFLYTRSFFTQKTRNNNKHLLPLVLPALFTSASVMGVDFEYGFIIREGTLIAIVVIYLLSALRTAQREAVQRGIYWFQNPGSRLLWFRNFLLFSVLLITYWLLAGNTLSVWETSLGILIFSYFIYFQVFKESNFLSPIPLGNKYQKSTLTPGQKAAILERLDDLLQKDKFYLQSTISLSQLSDQLHTTTHHLSQVINETKSTSFQELISQYRVREAKHLLKAPEQQQTKIENIAAMVGYNSKSAFNTAFKKYTGLTPSEFKDTKGVRSYREERLPGQKKPFFQYLGLSSYHVLPNLKTNMVSNFLKIFYRRMVRNKVFSAINLFGLTVGFSCSILIYLFITDQLSYDKELEDSERIYRIAWMSDNPQTRTPHPMAQAMARDLPEVEAATSLSPWNGVGQSNETVKVENVEAEILFQEPNFFFVDSTFLDVFQLEVVAGDKDALRKPWNLVITDKMAKKYFGNEDPIGRELNVNDMPVEIAAVIKGMPDKSHFHIQGLVSYVTIKNINPSNPWFTWEDFGHFNYIKTKSGVDPAKLEAKIPEWVLSYLNWPQSYRASLLEGDYQFALQPIEEIHLSSHLRWELENNGNILYVYILTGTLIFLLLIVCINYINLTTAKSLERAREVGIKKTLGAYSGNLTLQFYLESLIFCLLAWILALLLAVLCLDTFNYLSGQAFELSDIFNSSFLLKSMGLCLALALLAGFYPAFTLSSFIPMEVLKGKFSSSFQGRQVRNGLVVFQFCISSILIISSLIIVKQINFMKNTSLGFDHEAVISIRVHPSVEIGGIDLRQVETFKEQFGNIPGVLNTGSISNLPGGQFNQNAIFLEDSPENRVDASELYVDYGTAPSLGLSMAMGRYFDPTYAADSAGTTFIINESAMSALRLEDPIGKSLTWDSDPVAQKGTIVGVVKDFHYQSLHEAIQPLIIQLNPEYANHLLVKMEGKNFQQTLNDIQISYQNIESELPFSYRFLDEQLANLYLSEERTLNVFSIFAGLALFLACLGLLGLALALLNQKAKEVSIRKIMGATPNHILAMVFSQFARLLGLALLLGLPTGYFLMQRWIGEFSYQVTLGVTPFLLASALLLLVALGSVSLVVLKISRANPADNLRYE; encoded by the coding sequence ATGAAGGAATGGATGAACTGGCCATGGACTGAAATGTTACTTGCCTGTACGGTGGTTCACGGCATCATTGCAGGAGTGCTGCTTCTTTTCAATAAGTTCCCTGCGAGTCAGTTTTTGGCACGACTACTCCTGAGTACGCTCATCTTTCTCTCCAGCAGCTTTGCCCCTTCCGGTTTGTTCCTGGATCAATTTGCCCTGGCTCTGGTGGCTATTAGCCTTTTTCTCTACACCAGGTCATTTTTCACCCAAAAAACCCGTAACAACAATAAGCACCTGCTACCGTTGGTGCTTCCAGCGCTTTTCACATCTGCTTCGGTGATGGGAGTTGATTTCGAATATGGCTTCATTATTCGGGAAGGAACCCTAATCGCCATTGTGGTTATATACCTCCTTTCTGCCCTCAGGACGGCACAGAGAGAAGCAGTCCAGCGTGGGATCTACTGGTTTCAAAACCCGGGAAGCCGCCTGTTATGGTTTAGAAATTTTCTCCTTTTTTCGGTACTCCTTATTACCTATTGGCTCCTTGCCGGCAATACCCTCAGTGTTTGGGAGACTTCCCTGGGTATTCTGATTTTCAGCTACTTTATCTATTTTCAAGTCTTTAAGGAATCTAACTTCCTATCCCCAATTCCTCTGGGAAATAAGTATCAGAAATCAACCCTCACTCCCGGGCAGAAAGCGGCCATCCTGGAACGTCTGGATGATTTGCTGCAAAAGGATAAATTTTACCTCCAAAGCACCATATCCCTCAGTCAGTTGTCGGATCAACTGCACACCACCACCCATCACCTTTCCCAGGTGATCAATGAAACCAAAAGCACCTCCTTTCAGGAGCTGATCAGTCAGTACAGAGTGCGTGAAGCCAAGCACTTGCTGAAGGCACCGGAGCAGCAGCAAACCAAAATAGAGAACATCGCTGCCATGGTTGGGTACAACTCTAAATCGGCCTTTAACACAGCTTTTAAAAAGTATACAGGGCTCACACCGTCAGAATTTAAGGATACCAAGGGTGTTCGATCCTATCGGGAAGAACGTCTGCCCGGCCAGAAAAAACCATTCTTTCAATACTTAGGCCTTAGTTCGTACCATGTTTTACCAAACCTCAAAACAAACATGGTTAGCAACTTCCTGAAAATCTTCTATCGCAGAATGGTGAGAAACAAAGTGTTTTCTGCGATCAATCTATTTGGGCTCACTGTTGGGTTTTCCTGCAGTATCCTGATCTACCTATTCATCACCGACCAACTCTCCTACGATAAGGAGCTCGAGGATAGCGAGAGAATCTATCGCATCGCGTGGATGAGTGACAACCCCCAGACGCGCACCCCACACCCCATGGCCCAGGCCATGGCCAGAGATCTGCCAGAGGTAGAGGCTGCCACCAGTCTTTCACCATGGAATGGTGTAGGGCAAAGCAATGAGACTGTGAAAGTAGAAAATGTGGAGGCTGAAATTCTGTTTCAGGAGCCCAATTTCTTCTTTGTGGATTCTACCTTTCTGGATGTCTTTCAGCTAGAGGTAGTAGCCGGCGACAAAGACGCACTCAGGAAACCATGGAATCTGGTCATCACCGACAAGATGGCCAAAAAATACTTTGGTAATGAAGATCCCATAGGGCGGGAACTAAACGTAAACGACATGCCTGTGGAAATAGCTGCAGTCATCAAAGGGATGCCCGATAAATCCCATTTTCACATCCAAGGCTTGGTCTCCTATGTGACCATCAAAAACATTAACCCCAGTAACCCCTGGTTCACCTGGGAGGACTTTGGACATTTTAATTACATCAAAACCAAATCTGGTGTGGACCCCGCCAAGTTGGAAGCCAAAATCCCCGAATGGGTCCTTTCATACCTCAACTGGCCACAGTCTTACAGAGCCTCTCTGCTGGAAGGTGATTATCAGTTCGCTTTGCAACCAATAGAAGAAATACACCTCTCGTCACATCTGCGATGGGAGCTGGAAAACAATGGCAACATCCTGTATGTATATATTCTTACTGGCACCTTGATCTTCTTGCTCCTCATTGTGTGCATCAACTACATTAATCTGACTACCGCTAAGTCATTGGAAAGAGCCCGGGAGGTGGGAATCAAAAAGACACTTGGTGCCTATTCGGGAAATCTTACCCTGCAATTTTACCTGGAGTCACTCATATTTTGTCTACTGGCCTGGATTCTTGCCCTCCTTCTTGCGGTATTGTGTCTAGACACTTTCAATTACCTGTCCGGTCAGGCATTCGAGCTTTCAGACATCTTTAACAGCTCTTTTCTGCTAAAATCTATGGGTTTGTGTCTTGCTCTGGCACTTCTGGCTGGTTTTTACCCCGCTTTCACCTTGTCTTCATTTATTCCCATGGAAGTGCTGAAAGGCAAGTTCTCTTCCTCATTCCAGGGAAGACAAGTGCGAAATGGATTGGTGGTCTTTCAGTTTTGTATCTCCAGCATTTTGATTATTTCCAGTCTGATCATCGTGAAGCAGATCAACTTCATGAAAAACACATCGCTGGGTTTTGATCATGAGGCGGTCATATCCATCCGCGTACACCCAAGTGTAGAAATCGGTGGAATCGATCTACGACAGGTCGAGACCTTCAAAGAACAATTTGGCAATATCCCCGGAGTGCTCAATACAGGTTCCATTTCCAACCTGCCCGGTGGTCAGTTTAATCAAAATGCTATTTTTCTGGAGGATAGTCCCGAGAATCGGGTAGATGCTTCTGAGCTATATGTAGACTATGGTACGGCGCCATCTTTGGGTCTGTCTATGGCCATGGGAAGATACTTTGACCCTACCTATGCAGCAGATTCTGCCGGGACCACGTTTATAATTAATGAAAGCGCTATGTCTGCCCTCCGTCTGGAAGATCCCATCGGGAAAAGCCTGACATGGGATAGCGATCCGGTAGCCCAAAAAGGAACCATCGTAGGGGTCGTTAAAGACTTCCACTACCAGTCATTGCATGAGGCCATTCAACCATTGATCATCCAGCTCAATCCCGAATATGCCAATCACCTCCTGGTGAAAATGGAGGGTAAGAACTTTCAGCAAACACTGAACGACATACAAATCAGCTACCAGAATATTGAGAGTGAGTTACCCTTTAGCTATCGCTTTTTGGATGAGCAACTGGCCAATCTCTACCTATCTGAAGAACGCACGCTCAATGTCTTTTCCATTTTCGCCGGATTGGCTTTGTTTCTGGCCTGCCTGGGATTGCTCGGCCTGGCTCTGGCTCTACTCAATCAAAAAGCAAAAGAAGTAAGCATACGGAAAATTATGGGTGCTACACCCAATCACATTTTAGCTATGGTGTTTTCTCAGTTTGCTCGACTGCTCGGGCTGGCACTCTTGCTGGGGCTACCTACTGGCTATTTTCTGATGCAAAGATGGATTGGAGAATTTTCTTACCAGGTAACATTGGGAGTAACCCCCTTCTTACTGGCATCCGCTCTCCTGCTTCTCGTGGCCCTTGGCAGTGTGAGCTTGGTAGTATTGAAAATCTCCCGGGCCAATCCTGCAGATAACCTGAGGTATGAATAG